The Vibrio sp. STUT-A11 region GGAGCGAAGACATCACTGGTTGTCGTCAGTTTGAAGAGCTACCAGTAGCGGCACAGAAATACGTATTGCGTATTGAAGAGCTAATGGGCGTACCAGTAAAAATGGTGTCTGTGGGTCCTGGTCGTGAACAAATGATTATGCGTTAAGGTGTGATGGGTACCAACCAACGTTGGTAGCCCACATCTTTTGGCAGCGGCTTTTATCTTTTCCGGGGTAAAGCCGCTTTTTTTTTATTTTTGAAATCTGACAGAAAACCGTTTCCGGTTAGAGCAGTTTCCCTTTAAAACAATCGGCGCTTCATCCCCGCCCTTTCTAGAATTCGAGTCGAAATTTCCTCAACAGAAAGTGACGACGTGTTGATATAAGGAATCGCTTCTCTTCGGAACAGCGCTTCAACCGTATTCAACTCCAATTTACATTGCTCTTCGCTGGCGTAATCACTGCCCGACAAACGATTTTCACGAATTTCATTCAATCGTTCAGGCGTAATGGTCAGTCCAAACAGCTTATGACGATGTATCTCAAACTCAGGCAACAAGCGCAGCATCTTTACGTCTTCCGCAATAAACGGGTAGTTCACCACGCGCAAACCAAACTGCATGGCCATATATAAGCTGGTTGGGGTTTTGCCACTGCGCGATACACCCAGAAGAATGATATCTGCCTGCTCCAAGCCCTTTAGCGTAATGCCATCATCATGGGCGAGCGTATATTCGATTGCAGCAATACGATCAAAGTAAGTATCGGAGTCTTTACCCACACTTCGGGAGCGCTGCAACTTTGGCGCGGGAGCCATCTGAATGTCGTTCTGGACTTTTTGCACAATGCTTTCAAGCACATCGTAGCTGAAAGCCGGAGCCGCAAGCAGCATTTCCCGCACTTCTGGCACAACTATTGAGAAAAACACCAGAGGCTTAACACCATTTCGGCGATAGGAAGCTTCAATTTCTTTGACAACATCCAATCCTT contains the following coding sequences:
- a CDS encoding pyruvate, water dikinase regulatory protein; the encoded protein is MQTNTQSRDVFYVSDGTAITCETLAHVVLGQFSFIPNEKTFPFVETPDKGLDVVKEIEASYRRNGVKPLVFFSIVVPEVREMLLAAPAFSYDVLESIVQKVQNDIQMAPAPKLQRSRSVGKDSDTYFDRIAAIEYTLAHDDGITLKGLEQADIILLGVSRSGKTPTSLYMAMQFGLRVVNYPFIAEDVKMLRLLPEFEIHRHKLFGLTITPERLNEIRENRLSGSDYASEEQCKLELNTVEALFRREAIPYINTSSLSVEEISTRILERAGMKRRLF